In the genome of Corvus cornix cornix isolate S_Up_H32 chromosome 7, ASM73873v5, whole genome shotgun sequence, the window tcttctgtgtttttccatcaCTGTCTTTTGGGTCCTGGCTGTGTATAGGAAATAGAACAGGATGACTGAGAACAGCTGATCTCTcaaaaaagcttttctcagCTGCCAGATGAAAAGGTTTATAAGAACAGCTGGGGTTtcttgtttatttggttttttaatattattacGTAAGTTACAACACAATGGGAAGTAGGATGAGTTTGGTGTTCTGgtggattgttttgttttgggggacGGGGGTGTGTTTAAAGTTGAGGTATTAAGATATTCCTTCTGACCATAAATGCTACAACATCCCAGGTATTTTATCGTGGGCAGTGCATAGTCTGGGAAATGACAACAATGTATAGTACACAGGGCCcatgaggaagaaagaagaaacaaaggtATTCCAGAAGGAATGGTTAACATTTATATAGGAAAGACTGTCAAAATTACTTCCATATTAAAAAAGATGTGCTGCAGACTTCAAAAAGATTTATCCATTTGTTCAACTGTTTGCAAAATGGTACAGAAAAATTTACATGCCTTCGGGCGTGGGAAACATGCATTAttgatgttattttaaaaggctcTTCCTTGTTGCCAGATGGGATGAGAGAAGTGTCCTGCACTGCAAATGGCCTCCTGTTCGACATTTATTGTTTGCTAGTCTGGAGTCAGCTTTGGTGGATGAGGAAGGTCGGTGACTCTAAGGTAGGTGCTAGAAAGCTGATTTAACACTTGCGTTCCATGGCGTAAAAGGCTTATGTGACACCTGGAAGTCCTTTGTGTTTGGATGCCCTAAAGAATGTAACTGCTTGTTGCTGCagtcatatttttattaaaaattgtgAGATTAAAAATTGATTTGCAGATCTTTTGAGTAATAAGGATTACTTTTCCAGCCTAGGTAATTCCTTTGTGTGGTGTAGGTCTcatatgggtttttttacatatatatctCATCTCAATTGTTAAGGTGACTTAGGAAATTAAGTAATTACATTAATTTGATACGGTTATTGCTTAATAACCTAACAGAGTCTAGGCTGTGCTTGTAAGTATAGTATTtgatttcattaattaaaagTTAGCCCCTTTTATCAAAGCTAAAATATATTGTTAAATATAATACTAGGGTAACCTAGTAAAGCAGAAGTTTCTCTTTAGAATTGCAGCTTCATTTAAGTCAAATATTGGTCTATAGCTGAAACAGTATAGAGCTTCTGAAGAGCTTGTAGCTTGGACTGAAAGAGGAGCTTCAGGATATGGTATGAGGATGgattgacttttaaaaaattttttactTACAGATGTTTGAGAGAATCAAACGATCTGATGAAGCTTCTGCTTCTTCAGCACAAGGTAAGTTCAAAAAGTTGAAAGTAATTTTCGTTGCAGTTACATTTGAATACATAATAATTATCAGTAGAAGCATTAGTTCACCTTGTAGTTCAATTGCATACTTGGATTTCTTAAATTTCATTATGGAGCTTAGGTGGAAAGAGTGACTTTTGAATAATCCACAAAATTTCCATGTAGGTGTAAGTTTCTTGTCCTGTTGTAAGCTGATTGagacattttacattttctctcagtGATCATGGATGTCACAGTAGCAATGTAGATTGCCTAGTCTTGAACCCAGACAAGTCAGTAGAAAAATTCTCATTCGCCTCAGCCATGAAAGAGTAAAGcttattttctgaagttcttgGATGAACTTTGCCGACAAAAGGATCTCTTAATGCTTTTTTGAACTTACTAAACCTTTTATCTTCCTTTAAAATAGTAGTTTTGACAAATGCAGTGTAAGAGAAGTAGCTAGCTACAGGTAAAACTCTCCATCTCCACGATACTCTGTtggtttttatgttttgtaCATgtgtttgcttgggttttttttattttttggtggttgtttttgtttttctgtaggaATCCAAAGACATGGTGTTGAGGGCTCTCCACAGCAGGACAGCAGTAGCAGGTAAGTTAGGTGATGATCTGACTGGCATCCAGCTTACTGCTTACCGAagtaaaatgggaaaaatctgcttttcagcCTTATCTGTTACCTTGTGTAATGGATGACAGTGATACAATACGGATTAAGTGTATGATGGAGATCCTTTGTGCCTTATACCCATGTACTGTTAAAAACTGTGGGGAAGGCACATTGTAGTGCCCAAAACTACTGTGTCAGTGTCAGGTGTCcttggtctttttttcttttatttcaaaatactgacaaaaagacaaatgaaaatatgactctgcctttttctttagaggtaattattttcagatttcagctAACTGTGCCTTCAAGCTGTTATTCTTTGTTCTgcatttaaggaaaaatttctttagtGAAATTTGCTTGagaatactttaaaatacatagtACCACTTACCATTACAATtctaaaatagaaacatttatcTTGCAAGTTTTTCCCATCTTTGTAGTAAGATAGATATTTAGAATTTCTGTGCTAAGGACATGGATTAAACAACCCAACATGTCTTGATAATATTACCTGCTTCTTTCAGTTTACGCAGAAGTGGACAAGAACGTCCTCGGCCTGGAGCATCCACTGTGCAAAATAGACAAGGATACTGCAACTGTTGCCATGTACACTACAGTAATCTGGAACAGGTGAGACAGTTTCTGCATAACTTGGCAGCAGATAGCAAGGACTACCTAAAGGCTTTATCAGCTTATAAAATACCAGTTTCTGCGCTGAACAACCAATACTGAGTGAAAAATAAGCACTTTGTGAATTGCACAATATGTGCACTGAGTAAGATACCTTGCTTATTTGTTACCTGTTATAAAAGATGCTGGTGGAGTGGCATGGCTGCTGCAGTCTACTTTTCCAAAGTGGCACTTGGCTGTGCATTGCATTcattatgtttttttctgtgtctttaatCTTGAGATCTGTATGTATTGTAAAGTGTTAGGGTTACAGTAATATGTTTTATATCAAGGGTGAAGATGTTTGATCaactattttcagttctttagCTCTGTCAGTCTCCTGTCTTTTAGACTTTTTAAATTAGAAAGTAGAGGCCTATTTAATCATCTACACTTAAGAAAAATCTTGTTAATTAGAGTGAATTACAGGATGTTTGCTCATACGAAGTTCAAGAATATTGTAAGTCATTTATGGATAAATTTAGAGTATTTGTTCTGGTTAAGAGACTTGTGAGCAGCTATGAGATTTGTGAGAGTATTTGTACTAGTTAGAAGAGATTTGTCAGCAGCTACCATAACCACTAATTTAAGTTCCAACTCAAAAAGATGTTTTGATACATTTTAGCATTGAGACTGCCTAAGCATACTTAAAAATTTCAATCAAGgctttaaaatagaaaaagctgaatatttttctttttatttaagtattttcataGCAATGGTGTAATATTTAAGCTGGGAAGGAATTTTTAGGAATAGGCCTGTGTGCTAGCTGTAGTATTAGACTAATCATCTGTTTTATCTTTCACCAGCATATtttcagctcccagcacagacaTTTTACAACATACTGTAGGAATCGTATGGGTACCAGTAGCTTAATGGAGCGTTTCCTGCAAGATGTTTTACAGCATCATCCCCACAGGTACCATGACAGCAGGTATAATacagaaggcttttttttccttaatacgTGGTAGTGGAATGCATGTGTTATGAATTCCTATTTCTGTTCTACTGTTGAGCAGTAAATTTGGCCCATTCGAGGTGAAACTTGCTCAATGAAGACAATTTAGAAAgacatgtatttatataaacaGCATGCAAATATATTGCTTTTGTGTTGTCTCTGCACTTTTAAACTCCTTTTCACTACTTATGGATTTGAAACAACACCAGATAGTATTTAAATGTGAAgacctggaaaagaggaggagtATATAGGTCAGCACTTACAATAACAGACTGTACAATCTCACATGTGTTTACAAATTCTTCAAATTTGagctttatatattttattctaaattttaTAATTCTGGGCTTTATATATATTTAGCAGCATATTTTATGGTATGTTTTGAAAGACTTCATAATTTTGGTTTGTTGATTATGTCAGGTAAGtatttacatgtttattttttcattatccTTGCAGTTCACATGTTCAGTTAATACTTGAATTACATTAACTGGCCAATTCATTAATACTCAGATTTTGAAAAGTATTCTCTTTATTTATCATGTGCATGTTTCAAGAGTGGTAAGAGGATCAGTGTGttaaatttttctctgtagGTGAAGGAAAATCAATTAAATCTCATTCCTCATTTGTTATGTTTTGAAAGTCAGACAAAAGTCCCAGTTTGATCCCAGTACAGTGTTTCTCAATATACAACTCTGCTATATGTCTGACAAGCAGAAGGGTATTTTGTCTGAAAGCACTCACTGATGTGCTTTCAGACAAAAGGTGTGGCAGAATCAGCTAATATGCATGTCTATACCACACTAGTCCAGGGCATGATGTACACATCACTACAAGTAAATAAATTGTCCTCCCATCttaaataaatagatttaattGCAGTATCTTGAGAATATTCACCATTTTTTTGCCATGGAGAAAATGCAGGATTCATTTTAAAGCAACATCCAAATGAAAAAAGCCCTTTCTTGAGGTGTCACTAATAAAAGATTGTTCCCTTGGTGAATGAAACCTGCtaacaaggaaaaacaaactacCATGTTCCTCTAAGTTATTGGAAGAAGGAatagaaaaattagaaaaataatgcacAAAATCTAGATTAAGTTGGAGGAAGAAGGGGGAAGAGTTAACCCCAAATCTAGACAGAgtttggaggaagaaaagcaaaaatggaaaacaaactgtGAATAGATTTATTTTGTGGTCCTGCTCTGAAAAGAAAGTCATGGTCTTAATTGACACCTGAGGTAAGATTTTGGTTCTCTTCTTTCTCATGTTAAAACACTTGGATTTATACACAGTTTCACTCAGTGCTTTAAATACCTGTTTTTACTATTTATCTGAATTCACACAAGGGATCTTTATGTGCCATTTTAAAAGGTTatggaaatatttgtaaaaactGATTTGTTTTACAGAACCAGTATACCTAGTAGttatgtggaaaaaagaaaaattcatcaGAGCTTTGCCTTATACTGAATTTCAAAGCATATTGTTGTTCTCCCccagtaaaaaaacaaaacaaaaccaaacacccaCAAACCATCAAATCATTCCTTCCTCTAAATATGTAAGTTTATTACCTAAAGAAATAATATTGAGCATTTTAGAAAGTAAATCTTCATTCTACTTAAGGGGGTAATTTGTAGCAAAACTGTCAGAAGTTCCTAACTATATAAAACTGTAGTTCTGTTCTCTTCTCCCCCCAGAGACATTTgcttaaaagtaatttttgaaaagtaCCTGTAGGCTGTTAACTGAGCTAGAGACTCAGGAGTTTGCCATAGTTTCTCCATATGAAAATCTATTTAGTTTTATATTTAGTCTTTCAGCAATGTCCAGATGCCAGGACAGAAAGATGTTTCATGTAAAGATGGAAGAACTCTGAAGTTAGGAAgtaaaaagattatttctgctgcatttggCCTTCCCTTTAGGCCTTTCAGAACTTAGGTGACCAAGAATCCATGCAAGGGCAAAGCAGCAGTTCAGCTGACAGGCATTATTTGATTATCTGATCTATTTGATTACTTTGCAATCATATAGTAATAGAATAgtcctcttcttttttaatgtttcattatATGAGGTTTCTCTTGCTTCATCAGTCTTACTTCCCTTAGCTTTATGTACTCTTAGTTATATTACCAAGGAATTACTATAAAAGGAAAGTACTATCAAATTTGTTCACAATGCTTCTGTTAGCTGATGTCTGCCATATCAGACGTCAAAAGTAAGCATCCATTTGGGTCTCACAAGGTCTGGTCATAATTTTCGAGTGAAACACAATATTCTTTACTTCAgttatatttacatattttaaaaattgttttcattggATTTGCCCAGCTGTTACATGTTGAAGCCTTGTGGGTTCCTGTGTTGCAAATAGTCCACGTCTGTCAGCTGTGTTAAATCTGCAAGACACAAACCCTTGTGTTTGAGGCAATCCAAAAGACAGAACTGCCAGTTAcagaatatataaaaatctGTTGTCACAGCGAGGCTGAACAATCCTGACTTGGCTTCTTACTGGAGTGAGTCAGAAGCTGTGGTATGTCTGTGAGAAACAGTAAGCATGGAATTCCTTGGCCACATGTGCAGAGTTCCTATCAGGCAGCCATGTTTTGTAGAGTAAAGGGCATTTATTCTCAACGATGGTTTTATACTATTATTATGTTCCATTTCTCTTCAAAAGCTCAATTTTAAGTAATGATAGTATGACCAGTGAAATAACCTCTTCATAGGCTTACcacttcaaataaaagaaatatctttacttttcctgctttgctgtatttataaaattattataatctATGTTTGGCCATTCTTAATTGACGGTTGCATGAAGAGAGTGATAACAATCTGGAGATTAGTCTTATCTTTAGCTTTATGGAGCATTTCCCCctccataattttaaaaaatttagtaTCTCTGCTAAAGTAGCAGAAACAGTAATTTTAGTCTGTTCATTATAAGTGATGCAGTTTAGGTAATTactcttaaaaaacccccacactgCTATTGCTTGacaaatttaaatgtatttacagtatttatataagctggttttttctcccctgccctTTAGACCAACCTATGATGACATGCCACCCCCTGTCACTCTGGAGGCTCCTAGGATTTCTTGCCTGTCTTCAGaagagatgcagaaaaagaGGAGCAGTGAGAAACAGGAGATTTCCAGCAAAGACCAGGAGTCCGTTCGTGAAATAGGCTCTTCTGTTCCATGCCTGTCTCGTGAGGGTACAAAGAAAACTTTTGTAACACAAGCAGGTTTTCAAAAACTTCACGGAGGCCAGGAACGTGTTCCAGTAATATCCCAGCAGTCTATCGGCATTTGTAGCGATAAGAAATGGGTAACTCTGAAAAATGCTCGAATTGCGAATCATAGCCATGAAGGTCAGTTTACAGCTGTGAGCCCTGTACCTCAGCAGTTTTCTCTCAGTCCTACCAGCCACAGTTCCTCTGTTAATcctaaaacaggaaaaaatgttagGGATTTGGTAGGATCAAATCTGTTTCTTTGTAGCAGATGTGATGAAAGAGCAATGGAGGTCTGCAGCAGTGATGTGTTGTTGAACCCACGCTTGaatcctgctccagcactggtTCACCCAAAACACCCTTCAGATTCTCATCAGAATCCTACACGCAGCCACAGCAATTCTTTCTTTATTACCTCAGGTCAATCTCTCTCAAAGCGAGATAGTTTACGAACTCAGGATGAAACTCTGGTGTCTGATCTCCATCTCAGGGATACTGTGGGTATCAGCAGCTCCCTAGACCTTGGGACATCCCCACAGCTAGCACGATGCAAAAACATGAAGACAAACAGAGGTGATGAAAGTTCAGTGGATGAAACTATTGAAgatgtaattttgaaatactgcCATGAAACTACATCTGAAGAAATCTATTTCAAAGAAGAGAATAATCCCTGTGTACCTTTTTCATCACTTCTGGACTGTACTAATTTAGAGGGCTCTGAAATGAGTTTTGACTGTGATGCATCAATACAGGTAGGAACAGACTTACCCAAGGCAGCTATAAAAGATATAGAATTCCTAAAAGAGGTCCGAGTATGTTTGCAAGATAAAGACTATGGAACACAgctctcttctgttttaaaaactgagtCATTAGAGAAAATAGAAGCAGTGAAAAAGGATGTTGTAGTTCATACCGAAGAACCAGTtcttccagccctgcctcacGTGCCTCCTTCTTTTGTGGGAAAGACTTGGTCTCAAATAATGTATGAAGATGATATAAAAATTGAAGAACTTGTGCGGGATTTCAGGGAAGGTCGTTTTCGCTGCTATTTTAACAGTGAATCCTCAGCCAATTGTGCAGGgaagagaatgaagaaaaaaaagcaaaaggatgaaaaaaggaTCAATATTATTGAGGGTAATAGAACGGAAAGTGCACCAGTTAAAGCATTGCCAGAATTTAATGATGCTTTAAGTGGTGGCTCTGATTTTGATAACCCATCTTTAGCCTCAGATACACTATGCAACCCACAAATTGTAAAAATGCCTAGGAAAAGGACATGGCGCCTGGCTTCAAGATGTCAGGTGGTTAAAGTCAGCCATGGCACCCAGACAAGTCTGCTGAACTACCCTGtagcaaaaaggaaaatgtctaGAAGAGAATCTGATCCAGCTGATCAGAAAGCAAGCATCGCGTGGCTGGAGAatgaaaaaactccaaacatGAAAACTAGACTCTGTGCTCTTAAACTTCCAGAGTCCTATAGCAAGATCATGAGTCCTGTTCAGCCCAAAACAGTAGTGTATGTACTCTCGTGTCCAGAGGTAAAACAGGGTAAAGGTAAACCTATAGATATTcccaaaatgaggaaaaatcaTAACTCCACAGATAGCAAGGACTCTGTAAGGTATAAATACAAACAGTGTTCTCTCAAATATTATGACCCACTGACAAATCGAATTCTGAAAACACCTCCAAAGAGTACAGTTGGAGAAAAGGCCAAAAAGCCCTCTCATGTTCGCCAGCTTTTCAAAAGTCTCAGCATTGATGCAAACATGAAGAAACTAGCTGATGCTCAGAGAGAAAGCACACCATCAAAGTCACTCAATTGGTCAGACTTCTATGGTTCTTCTTCAGCATCTTTCCTGCCAGATCCAGATAAAGGGAATGAGGCAGCCTCAAGTCAAAAGGCAGATGGACCTTCTGTTTCCACAGAAAGAACAGATTGTCTCGTATCTGAGAACTCTTTTAAACACCTAATCATTTCACCTTTGAACTCAGTGATAGAAGGAGATTATAGATTAATTCCATTTAATAGAATTACCAAAACTCCTCTGACCTCTATCAGGAGTGA includes:
- the ZDBF2 gene encoding DBF4-type zinc finger-containing protein 2 isoform X1, which translates into the protein MREVSCTANGLLFDIYCLLVWSQLWWMRKVGDSKMFERIKRSDEASASSAQGIQRHGVEGSPQQDSSSSLRRSGQERPRPGASTVQNRQGYCNCCHVHYSNLEQHIFSSQHRHFTTYCRNRMGTSSLMERFLQDVLQHHPHRYHDSRPTYDDMPPPVTLEAPRISCLSSEEMQKKRSSEKQEISSKDQESVREIGSSVPCLSREGTKKTFVTQAGFQKLHGGQERVPVISQQSIGICSDKKWVTLKNARIANHSHEGQFTAVSPVPQQFSLSPTSHSSSVNPKTGKNVRDLVGSNLFLCSRCDERAMEVCSSDVLLNPRLNPAPALVHPKHPSDSHQNPTRSHSNSFFITSGQSLSKRDSLRTQDETLVSDLHLRDTVGISSSLDLGTSPQLARCKNMKTNRGDESSVDETIEDVILKYCHETTSEEIYFKEENNPCVPFSSLLDCTNLEGSEMSFDCDASIQVGTDLPKAAIKDIEFLKEVRVCLQDKDYGTQLSSVLKTESLEKIEAVKKDVVVHTEEPVLPALPHVPPSFVGKTWSQIMYEDDIKIEELVRDFREGRFRCYFNSESSANCAGKRMKKKKQKDEKRINIIEGNRTESAPVKALPEFNDALSGGSDFDNPSLASDTLCNPQIVKMPRKRTWRLASRCQVVKVSHGTQTSLLNYPVAKRKMSRRESDPADQKASIAWLENEKTPNMKTRLCALKLPESYSKIMSPVQPKTVVYVLSCPEVKQGKGKPIDIPKMRKNHNSTDSKDSVRYKYKQCSLKYYDPLTNRILKTPPKSTVGEKAKKPSHVRQLFKSLSIDANMKKLADAQRESTPSKSLNWSDFYGSSSASFLPDPDKGNEAASSQKADGPSVSTERTDCLVSENSFKHLIISPLNSVIEGDYRLIPFNRITKTPLTSIRSEWLERETPKAIWKRKEGTKKEPVFSRKAAGSKSVRCTVGRRGNRITTGKQTSRTKKQQKEGMRRQLQPCAQKSAFSIHRCQTRKTTVGKHPKKEKPDAKKLKVRRKPKRAFLNSTVVTGIPEKRQKVTSESFPKKPEQASSKVRNWEVSGDRGHPSTVNRPSRRTAVPLLRNCLVLPGKKGKMFITKIVHVHPFEGSREKL
- the ZDBF2 gene encoding DBF4-type zinc finger-containing protein 2 isoform X2; this encodes MREVSCTANGLLFDIYCLLVWSQLWWMRKVGDSKMFERIKRSDEASASSAQGIQRHGVEGSPQQDSSSSLRRSGQERPRPGASTVQNRQGYCNCCHVHYSNLEQHIFSSQHRHFTTYCRNRMGTSSLMERFLQDVLQHHPHRPTYDDMPPPVTLEAPRISCLSSEEMQKKRSSEKQEISSKDQESVREIGSSVPCLSREGTKKTFVTQAGFQKLHGGQERVPVISQQSIGICSDKKWVTLKNARIANHSHEGQFTAVSPVPQQFSLSPTSHSSSVNPKTGKNVRDLVGSNLFLCSRCDERAMEVCSSDVLLNPRLNPAPALVHPKHPSDSHQNPTRSHSNSFFITSGQSLSKRDSLRTQDETLVSDLHLRDTVGISSSLDLGTSPQLARCKNMKTNRGDESSVDETIEDVILKYCHETTSEEIYFKEENNPCVPFSSLLDCTNLEGSEMSFDCDASIQVGTDLPKAAIKDIEFLKEVRVCLQDKDYGTQLSSVLKTESLEKIEAVKKDVVVHTEEPVLPALPHVPPSFVGKTWSQIMYEDDIKIEELVRDFREGRFRCYFNSESSANCAGKRMKKKKQKDEKRINIIEGNRTESAPVKALPEFNDALSGGSDFDNPSLASDTLCNPQIVKMPRKRTWRLASRCQVVKVSHGTQTSLLNYPVAKRKMSRRESDPADQKASIAWLENEKTPNMKTRLCALKLPESYSKIMSPVQPKTVVYVLSCPEVKQGKGKPIDIPKMRKNHNSTDSKDSVRYKYKQCSLKYYDPLTNRILKTPPKSTVGEKAKKPSHVRQLFKSLSIDANMKKLADAQRESTPSKSLNWSDFYGSSSASFLPDPDKGNEAASSQKADGPSVSTERTDCLVSENSFKHLIISPLNSVIEGDYRLIPFNRITKTPLTSIRSEWLERETPKAIWKRKEGTKKEPVFSRKAAGSKSVRCTVGRRGNRITTGKQTSRTKKQQKEGMRRQLQPCAQKSAFSIHRCQTRKTTVGKHPKKEKPDAKKLKVRRKPKRAFLNSTVVTGIPEKRQKVTSESFPKKPEQASSKVRNWEVSGDRGHPSTVNRPSRRTAVPLLRNCLVLPGKKGKMFITKIVHVHPFEGSREKL